Sequence from the Magnetospirillum sp. WYHS-4 genome:
CGACGACTGCACCAACTGCGACGCGTGCAAGCCGGTCTGCCCGAACGAAGCGATCAGCGAAGGCGACATCATGTATGTGATCGACCCGGATCGCTGCACCGAATGTGTCGGCGCGCACGACGAACCGCAGTGCGTCCTGGTCTGCCCGGTCGACTGTATCACTCCCGATTCCGACCGGCAGGAATCCAAGGATGACCTGCAGGCCAAGTACAAACGTCTGCACGGCTGACCCAGGGGAACGCGTTTCCCCCCGACCGATAGGGGGAGGAAAGGGGAGTGGCCTTTTCCTTCCTCTCCGGGCTCGCCCCTGCTCCCGGTGATGGCGGGCCGGGGAGACCGGAGTCTTCCCTGTCGTTCCGCCGCAAGCTAGGATGCGGCAACGGCGCAAGGGGGCCCGATGAAGCGGCTGTTTCCGATCTGGCTGACGCTGGCGGTCCTGTTCGGGGCGGTGATGTTGCGTGCCCAGGACCCGGTGTTCCTGTCGACCCTGCGCCACGCCTTGTTCGATGCCTACCAGCGGTGGAAGCCGCGTCCCTACCAGCCGTCCCCTCCTATTCCCGTTAGAATTGTCGATATCGACGAGGAAAGCCTGTCCCGCCTGGGGCAATGGCCGTTGCCTCGCAACCTGCAGGCGGAGATCG
This genomic interval carries:
- a CDS encoding YfhL family 4Fe-4S dicluster ferredoxin, which codes for MSLIITDDCTNCDACKPVCPNEAISEGDIMYVIDPDRCTECVGAHDEPQCVLVCPVDCITPDSDRQESKDDLQAKYKRLHG